The genomic interval CGGGAAGGTCTCATGAAGACAGTCGCCTGCCTCGCCCTGCTCCTCGCCGCTACCGTGGTTGCTGCCCAGGACGCACCCTCGGTTCTGGCGCGAAAAGGAACCTGGGAATTCGGTCCCTGGGTCGGAGGTGGCACCAGCGTGCCCGGAGGCGTCTCGGACACCAGCTTCTTCAACGCCGGCTTCCGGGTGGGCCGCGTCATGAGCGGCCAGCACCTCCCTGGCTTCCTGCGTGGCAATCTCGAGCTGGCAGGTGAGTTCATCCCGGCCTACGTCGTCTTCCAGGACAACACCGTCTACGGTTTTGGCTTCACGCCCGCGCTGTTCAAGTGGAACTTCACCAGCAAGCGCCGGGTCGTCCCCTATTTCGAAGCCGGCAGCGGCCTGTTGTTCACCCGCAGCAGCGTACCCGCCTTCACCAGCCAGGTGAACTTCACGCCTCAGGCGGCCTTCGGTCTGCAGTTCCTCACCCGCGAGAAGCGTGCCTGGAGCGTGGCGGCCCGCTACGTGCACATCTCCAACGCCGGCCTGGAATCGCCCAACCCGGGTATCAACAGTGTCCAGTTCACGCTCGGCTACTCGTGGCTTAGATAGCCAGAGGCAGTCCCGGAGACCTGGAGTTGCGGCCCTCTGGCTCGACCGCTATGCTTGGGTCCATGTCCACGCTGGTCGAATGCGTGCCCAACTTCTCGGAAGGCCGGGACCGGGCCAAAGTGGATGCCATCATCGAGGCCATGAAGCGGGAGGGTGTCTACCTCCTCGACCGCGAGATGGACGCCGACCATAACCGCTGCGTCATCACCCTGGTGGGCGACCGCGAGGCCATCGCGGAAGCCGCCATCTGCGGTGTGGGCAAGGCCGCCGAGCTCATCGACCTGAACCAGCATCGCGGCGAGCATCCCCGGCTGGGGGCCGCCGACGTGATTCCCTTCATTCCCATCGAAGGCGTCACGCTCGAGGACTGCGTCGCCATCGCTCGCCACGTCGGCCAGGAGATCTGGAAGCGCTATCAGATCCCCGTCTATCTCTACGAGGCCGCGGCCACCGTCCCCGAGCGCGCCAATCTGGAGAACATCCGCCGCGGGCAGTTTGAAGTTGTTCGCGAGGAGATCGCTACCAACCCCGCCCGCCGTCCGGACTACGGCGAGTCCCGCCTCCATCCCACCGCCGGAGCCACGGTGGTGGGTGCGCGCAAGTTTCTGATCGCCTACAACATCTATCTCAACACCGCCGACGTGAATGTCGCCAAGAAGGTCGCCAAGGCGGTTCGCTTTTCCACCGGCGGCCTGCGCTACGTCAAGGCGGCGGGGTTCCTGGTGCGCAACCTCGCCCAGGTTTCCATGAATCTCACCGACTTCGAGCAGACACCCATCGCCCGCGTGTTCGAGTTCGTGCGGCGCGAAGCGGCCCGCTACGGCGCCACGCCCGTTTCCAGCGAGATCGTCGGCCTCATCCCCAAGCGGGCGCTGGAGAACGCCGCCGAGTGGTTCCTGCAGATCGGCAACTTCGATTCCTCGCTCATCCTGGAGAATCGCCTGAACGCGGTCATGGGCGGCAAGATCGCGGTCGGGGGCTTGCGCGCCGGAGTCGAACCCTTCGTCGAACAACTCGCGGCCCCTACTGCGACCCCGGGCGGGGGAAGCGCCGCCGCCGCGGCCGGGGCCATGGCCGCCGCTCTGGCTCACATGGTGGCAGCCATGTCGCGCGGCAAGAAGGCCTACCTGCAGTACGAAGCCCGCCTCAGCGAGGCCATCGCCCGCCTGTCTCGCCTCCGCGAAGAGCTCAAGGCCGCCATTGACGCCGATGCCGAATCCTATGAGCAGGTCATGAAGGCCTATCAGGCGGCCAAGTCATCTTCGGATGGCGATGCCGTCATCGTTACTGCGCTCAAGAGCGCAACCAGTGTTCCGCTCGAGGTCGCTCGCCGGGCAAGGGAAGTCGCCACCCTGGTTACGGAACTCGGGCCCATCACCAACCCCAACATGGCTTCGGACCTCACCACGGCCACTGCGCTGGCTCGGGCTGCTATCGAAGGTGCGCTGGCCAACGTGGAAATCAATCTGCAATCCTTGGGTGAGAAGGATTCCTCCTTCACCGCCGAGACCCGACGGCGAACCGAACAGCTCCGGTCCTGAAGGCCCTATCCGATGGGCGGCGGTGTGCCCAGGCGCTTTTCCGTCGTGGGGATGAAGTCGCGAACCGCCCGCCGGCAGTGATGGATCGTAATCAGTTTTTCCAGCACCAAAAGAAAACCGATGAAACCCGCGAACAGCAAAGCATCGAGAGTAGTCAGCGCCTCCTCACCCGGTGCCGTGGGCTCATCGCCCAGGAACGCCAGTAGGACGAATGCTGCCAGCAGCAGCAACAGGTAGCCCTCGGCAATGAGATCCAGCACGCCGAGAAAGTGCTGTCCGGTGTAGAAGTATCCGCCGCCCGGGATCAACAACGAACGGCGGACCGCGGTCTTCTCGTCCTTGAAGACCAATCCGCAATTTGCGCATTGATACACCTTGGCCGTGAGTGCCGTCTTGCATTCCGGACACAGTGGTGTCATCCCCTGCCGTGCCGTAACCTGGCCACGGTAGGCAGCCAACAGGACGGGAATCAGTACGCGCAACTTCTTGGCGTCTCTGGCGCGGATTGCCCAGTACTTCTCCTTCCGGTCGTTGGCGTAATGCAGCTCCATGGTCCGGGCCAGCCATCCCTTGATCTTGACATCCTGAAGGTCACCCCATTGCAGGCTACGCACATTGTGTTTCCATTGCCCGTTGCGCGTCACCGCCAGATGCAACAGGCGACGGTCGGTCACGACCAGCGTCGTCTGACCCACGTACTGTGCATACCAACCGAGCGTGAGCTGCTCCAGCGTCCCCAGCGGCGCGTTGGCCCGGGCCGCATAGAGGATCGCCTCGTCCGCTTCCAGCAGGTTCTGAAGGACGCCGGCCAGCGGGCTCAGGACCTTCTCAACCGAACGCCGCGCGGAATCGTTCTCCCGCCCCTTGGGGTCGGTGTAGGCCGTGTCTTCGCGCAAGCGAAGTCCTTGCCACGTCACCTCGCGTGGCGGCTGTTCGGAGTTGAAGGTGAGGTCGAGTCGCGACATCGTCCGCCTCGCAATCTGTCCGGGAGGCGCAACACTATATCAGCCTCCCGGCCCAATCCCACCCAGTGCCGCATGGGGCAACCTCCGAGGAGCCCTGCGCCTCTATAATGTTGATCATGAAACGGCTGGCTTTCTGCCTTATCGTATTGAGTCTTGCCGCGCCCGCTTGGGGAGCGGCGCTGGGCACGGCGTCGCGCAATGTGATCCCCGCGCAAGTGCAACAGATCATTTCTGTTGATTACCGCAAGATGGGTGCCTCGGCTTCGGCCCAGGCGCTAAAGGCTCGCGCCCTTCCCCCGGACCTCAAGCAGTTCGAAACCGCGCTGCGCAAGGTCGGCATCGAACCCGACCGCGACCTCGACCAGTTGACCTTCGCCAGCTTCCGCGTACCGGAGAAGGGCACCCGTCTCCTGGGTATCGCCCAGGGGCAGTTCGCTCTCAAGCAGGTGCAGCAGAGGATGCGCCGGCAGAGGATTGTTCCCCAGAAGTATCGCGCCACCGACATCTACCCCATGGGTGAAACCGTACGCATGGCGCTGCTCGATGACGCCACCATGATCTTCGGCGAACTGAACTCCCTCAAGACCGCGCTCGATACGTACAACGGGGAAGGCGAGAGCCTCTCCAGCAACACTCAGGTCACCGACATGATGTCCGCCGTGGAAACCGGCGCCCTGTGGAGCGTGCTGGACCCTGCGGGCACGCAGTTCATGCTGCGTGCCTCTCTCGGCGAGGCGGCCGGGCTCGCCGACTTCGATACCATCAAGAAACGTCTGCGGGGCTCGCGCTACAAATTGGACTTCGACAGCGGCATCGACTTCGACCTGGACATCGTCACCTCGGACAATTTCACCGCCGCCACTCTCTCCTCGCTCATCCAGGCCGGCGTGCTTTACCGCAAGATGAACGCCAGCGCCGCCGACAAGGAGATCCTGAACGATCTCAAAGTGGATTCCGACGGCGGCAACGTTCGCATGCGGTTCCGCACCGACGACAAGCGCTTCCAGGCCCTGGTCCAGTCCGACCTGTTTTCCGCTGCCGTCCGGCGCTAGCGCCGCGCTCGCCTGAAACAAGGGCCGGGTTTAGCCCGGCCTTTGGCTCTTACTAGTCACTAGCCACTAACCACTAGCCACTGGCTTTTCACACACAGCATGCCTTTTCAAATTCCTTCCGGACGTCCTTCGGGCCTTCGGCCTCCTGCGCGTCGCCCTTGAAAACATAGACCTCCCACCGGTACCCGGAGGGGTCCGTCGCCCAAATCTTGTCCTGCAAGGCATAGCAGCAGGTAGTGTTCATCTCCTCCGCGGTCTTGATGCCGGCCTCGGAGAGCCTCCGCTTGTACTCCAGCACTTCCTCGACCGAATCCACGCGGATGCCCAGATGGTTCAGGCCCTGCAGGCAGCAATGCTCCTTTTCCTGCATGGTCAGGTTGACGGCCGGCGAAGCCAAGTCGAACTTGGCGTACCCGGGTTTCAGCTTGGTGGGTTGGGCGCCGAACAGCGCCGTGTAAAACCGTACCGACTTCTCCAGGTTTACCACGTCCAGTGAAACGTGCAGCTTGGTTTCCACGCTCTTCTCCTTTGTGCATTGATGAGTATCGATATACCAGCCCACAGCCAACAACGCGGTCCTTCCGACGAAAAGAACTCAACTGTTTCTGGGTTTGCGTCCGTGCAGCTTGGCTGAGACCACCGCGGCCGCCGCCTCGCGCAGAGCTTCCGCCCCGAAGCGTTGTTCCACCGCGCTCGCCTGCTCTCCGGGTGTGAGGGCATGCAGCAAGTCCCGTCCGCTGGTGATCTGGGGCAGGGAAAGCTCGCGGAAGCCGGCCTGGAAGGCGATGTCCAGATAATCCCCCAGCAGGCTCGCCCCGGCGATGCAGCCCACGTAGGCGTTCACGTCCGCGGCGATGGCTTCCGGCAAGGGCCGCAGGAGCACGATGTCGCTGATGGAAATCTGACCGCCCGGCTTGAGCACGCGGAACAATTCACGGAATACCGCCGGCTTGTCGGCGCTCAGATTGATGACGCAGTTGCTGATGGCGAGGTCGACGGCGTCATCTTCCAACGGCAAGTGCTCGATATAGCCTTTGCGGAACTCGACATTGTCGGCGCCCAGGCGGCGCGCGTTTTCCCGCGCCAGGTTCAGCATCTCCTCGGTCATGTCGACGCCGATCACCCGCCCGCTCGGCCCCACCTGCTTCTGAGCGAGGAATGCGTCAAAGCCCGCTCCGCTGCCCAGGTCGAGCACCGTCATCCCGGGCTGGATCGCCGCCAGCGCCAAAGGGTTGCCGCATCCCAGTCCCAGGTTGGCGCTGCCCGCGGACGCCAGATCCTCAGCCGAGTATCCGATGGCCGCCGGCCCGGCCGAGGGCGAACATCCACAGCCGCTCTTCTCGCGGGCGATGTTCCCGTAACGCGCGCGTACCGCTTCTACCAGGTGATCTCTCTCCTGGGAGGCTGCCGTGCCGCCCACATCCTTCGCCGTACTCATGGTCCTCTCCTCTACCAGCCTCTTACCCGCCACTAGCGACTGGTTTGTCACAGCTCCTGCGCCAGCGCTTCCGCAAATTCCTTCAGTGCTTTCTCATTGCGCCGGTACCACATCCACTGCCCGAATTTCTCGGCTTCCACCAACCCCGCCTTCCTCAGAACGGACATGTGATGCGACACCGTCGGCTGCGACAATGCCACCTTCTGCTCGATGTCGCAGGCGCACATCCCGAACGGCTTGCCGATCGAGCAGCAGCCCTTCTCCTTGAGCGCCTTCAGGATCTTTCGCCGCGTGGGATCGGCCAGCGCGTCGAACACCTCCGCCACCATGTTGGCTGTCTTTGCCATATCGACATCCATCTATACATCATAGATTGATGCCTGTCAATACGCCAGGTTGCAGAAAAAGTTGGAGAAAAAGAGGGACGGGCTACGCCATCGCCGGATTCGCAACCCTCCGCCTTCTGCTGCATCTCATCGGTACCGCAAGAGGGAGAAGGGAATCCATGCTTTTCGAAGGCGACGAGCGCAAGCAACAGGAGCGCAAGATGCGCGACCAGGGCCGCCTGCCTCCCGGCCAGGCCTTGACCTTGAAGTGGCCAGTCCTCCATCACGGTTCGGTCCCGCGCTTCGATCCGGCGCGCTGGGATTTCCGCATCCGTGGCCGGGTGGAAAACGAGGTCCGGCTTACCTGGGAGGAGTTCAGCGCGCTCCCTCGGGTCCGGTCCACCAGCGACTTCCACTGCGTGACCCGCTGGAGCCGCTTTGACAAT from Terriglobales bacterium carries:
- a CDS encoding acyloxyacyl hydrolase — its product is MKTVACLALLLAATVVAAQDAPSVLARKGTWEFGPWVGGGTSVPGGVSDTSFFNAGFRVGRVMSGQHLPGFLRGNLELAGEFIPAYVVFQDNTVYGFGFTPALFKWNFTSKRRVVPYFEAGSGLLFTRSSVPAFTSQVNFTPQAAFGLQFLTREKRAWSVAARYVHISNAGLESPNPGINSVQFTLGYSWLR
- the ftcD gene encoding glutamate formimidoyltransferase, with product MSTLVECVPNFSEGRDRAKVDAIIEAMKREGVYLLDREMDADHNRCVITLVGDREAIAEAAICGVGKAAELIDLNQHRGEHPRLGAADVIPFIPIEGVTLEDCVAIARHVGQEIWKRYQIPVYLYEAAATVPERANLENIRRGQFEVVREEIATNPARRPDYGESRLHPTAGATVVGARKFLIAYNIYLNTADVNVAKKVAKAVRFSTGGLRYVKAAGFLVRNLAQVSMNLTDFEQTPIARVFEFVRREAARYGATPVSSEIVGLIPKRALENAAEWFLQIGNFDSSLILENRLNAVMGGKIAVGGLRAGVEPFVEQLAAPTATPGGGSAAAAAGAMAAALAHMVAAMSRGKKAYLQYEARLSEAIARLSRLREELKAAIDADAESYEQVMKAYQAAKSSSDGDAVIVTALKSATSVPLEVARRAREVATLVTELGPITNPNMASDLTTATALARAAIEGALANVEINLQSLGEKDSSFTAETRRRTEQLRS
- a CDS encoding ArsI/CadI family heavy metal resistance metalloenzyme, with product METKLHVSLDVVNLEKSVRFYTALFGAQPTKLKPGYAKFDLASPAVNLTMQEKEHCCLQGLNHLGIRVDSVEEVLEYKRRLSEAGIKTAEEMNTTCCYALQDKIWATDPSGYRWEVYVFKGDAQEAEGPKDVRKEFEKACCV
- the arsM gene encoding arsenite methyltransferase translates to MSTAKDVGGTAASQERDHLVEAVRARYGNIAREKSGCGCSPSAGPAAIGYSAEDLASAGSANLGLGCGNPLALAAIQPGMTVLDLGSGAGFDAFLAQKQVGPSGRVIGVDMTEEMLNLARENARRLGADNVEFRKGYIEHLPLEDDAVDLAISNCVINLSADKPAVFRELFRVLKPGGQISISDIVLLRPLPEAIAADVNAYVGCIAGASLLGDYLDIAFQAGFRELSLPQITSGRDLLHALTPGEQASAVEQRFGAEALREAAAAVVSAKLHGRKPRNS
- a CDS encoding metalloregulator ArsR/SmtB family transcription factor — its product is MAKTANMVAEVFDALADPTRRKILKALKEKGCCSIGKPFGMCACDIEQKVALSQPTVSHHMSVLRKAGLVEAEKFGQWMWYRRNEKALKEFAEALAQEL